One genomic window of Candidatus Pseudobacter hemicellulosilyticus includes the following:
- a CDS encoding M81 family metallopeptidase, which translates to MAKFLLFLLLLPAGVMAGHPPLAGKRILTLGIRNESNTFSTAPTRESDFTVQRGPEVLAAASWAAACKAAGVEVISTVHAYAWPGGVVEKKAFEKFRDEILAGIRKAGPLDGVYMEMHGALHVEGYDDAQASLVSDIRQLVGTQTLIAGSFDLHGNLSPAFVQHLNLLSGYRTAPHRDVEETRQRAVNMLLTALAKGLRPHIECITIPILVPGEKSITDVLPLKAIYEQIPAVSSRPGLMDASIFAGYCWADLPRSAMRVFVVAESDEYKEQARKAAEELAQQIWDKRQELQLSVPSGSFAAMLQEAAKHKGKTVFISDSGDNTTAGAPGDNTHVLATLLEKKTKKVLVAGLVDPEAFAQCSQQKVNETIRLSLGGKTDYTFSRPVTITGKILYKSAPETIDNKRGAILLDIDGVSTVILNNRRSFTETRDFREIGVDPLQYDIVVVKLGYLFPQLRAIAPVQLMALTAGFCNLDIPTLPYKRVARPSYPLDLDMSWSAIHSTNY; encoded by the coding sequence ATGGCAAAATTCTTATTATTCCTCCTCCTGTTACCCGCAGGAGTAATGGCCGGTCATCCACCGCTGGCCGGCAAGCGTATCCTGACCCTGGGTATCCGCAATGAATCCAATACATTTTCCACAGCGCCCACCCGCGAGTCCGATTTCACGGTACAGCGCGGACCCGAAGTGCTGGCCGCTGCCAGCTGGGCGGCAGCCTGCAAGGCAGCGGGGGTGGAAGTGATCTCCACGGTACATGCCTATGCCTGGCCCGGTGGCGTGGTAGAAAAAAAGGCTTTTGAAAAATTCAGGGACGAGATCCTGGCAGGCATCCGCAAAGCCGGCCCACTGGACGGCGTATACATGGAAATGCATGGCGCCCTGCATGTGGAAGGATATGATGATGCGCAGGCCTCCCTGGTCAGTGATATCCGCCAGCTGGTAGGAACGCAGACCCTGATTGCCGGCAGTTTTGATCTGCATGGTAATTTGTCGCCCGCCTTTGTACAGCACCTCAACCTCCTGTCCGGTTACCGTACTGCGCCGCACAGGGATGTGGAAGAGACCAGGCAGCGCGCCGTGAATATGCTCCTGACCGCACTGGCAAAAGGCTTGCGCCCGCATATTGAATGCATTACTATTCCCATCCTGGTGCCCGGTGAAAAAAGCATTACCGATGTACTGCCACTCAAAGCCATCTATGAGCAGATCCCCGCTGTGAGCAGCCGTCCCGGACTGATGGACGCTTCCATCTTTGCCGGCTACTGCTGGGCCGATCTGCCACGCTCCGCCATGCGGGTCTTTGTAGTGGCCGAAAGCGATGAATATAAAGAGCAGGCCCGCAAAGCAGCAGAAGAGCTGGCGCAGCAGATCTGGGACAAAAGGCAGGAGCTGCAGCTGAGTGTGCCTTCGGGCAGTTTTGCAGCCATGCTGCAGGAAGCAGCAAAGCACAAGGGTAAGACCGTTTTCATTTCTGATTCAGGTGATAATACCACTGCCGGCGCACCCGGCGATAATACCCATGTACTGGCCACCCTGCTGGAAAAGAAAACAAAGAAAGTACTGGTGGCCGGCCTGGTGGATCCCGAGGCTTTTGCACAATGCAGCCAGCAAAAGGTCAATGAAACTATCCGTCTTTCCCTGGGCGGCAAAACAGACTATACCTTCTCCAGACCTGTTACCATCACCGGTAAGATCCTGTATAAATCCGCACCCGAGACCATTGATAACAAACGCGGCGCCATCCTGCTGGATATAGATGGCGTGAGCACCGTGATCCTGAACAACCGCCGCTCTTTTACGGAAACGCGCGATTTCCGTGAGATAGGCGTGGACCCTTTGCAATATGATATAGTAGTGGTCAAACTGGGCTACCTGTTCCCGCAGCTGCGGGCCATAGCACCGGTGCAACTGATGGCGCTGACCGCCGGGTTCTGTAACCTGGACATACCTACGCTGCCCTATAAACGGGTAGCCAGGCCCAGCTATCCGCTTGACCTGGATATGAGTTGGAGCGCCATCCATTCTACAAACTATTAA
- a CDS encoding AraC family transcriptional regulator, translating to MRPIYQELPFSRSNHVNVYKEELPCFIVPWHYHPEIEIIYILEGTGTRFVGDHVEEYQEGDLCIVGPNLPHEWRNHKAFSEKGSNLKASCFCIFFQKDIFGENLMSFPEMENIKQLLARSVRGIKFTGESRLRITQLVKEYVFESGAARIARLITLLECMATAEEYQQLASLGYCRSSVDEGDEARFTVIYQYIMKNFSRSIRLEEVSSLVGLTPNAFCRYFRERTKKTFIQYLNEVRIGHAKKLLIEGKMTIATLSMQAGFNNLSNFIDQFKRFTRMSPSEYQRKYGEAQTRDLV from the coding sequence ATGAGACCGATTTACCAGGAACTGCCTTTCAGCCGGTCCAACCATGTGAACGTGTACAAGGAAGAGCTGCCCTGTTTCATTGTTCCCTGGCATTACCACCCGGAGATAGAGATCATCTATATCCTGGAAGGCACCGGCACCCGCTTTGTTGGTGATCATGTGGAGGAATACCAGGAGGGCGACCTCTGCATTGTTGGCCCCAACCTGCCACATGAATGGCGGAACCATAAGGCCTTCAGCGAAAAAGGTTCCAACCTCAAAGCCTCCTGCTTCTGCATCTTTTTCCAGAAAGATATTTTTGGGGAGAACCTGATGAGCTTTCCGGAAATGGAAAATATCAAACAGCTGCTGGCCCGCTCGGTCCGGGGTATCAAGTTCACCGGGGAATCCCGCCTCCGTATCACACAACTGGTGAAAGAATATGTGTTTGAAAGCGGCGCCGCAAGGATCGCCAGGCTGATCACCCTGCTGGAATGCATGGCCACCGCGGAAGAGTACCAACAGCTGGCCAGCCTGGGCTATTGCCGCAGCAGCGTGGACGAGGGTGATGAGGCCAGGTTCACTGTGATCTACCAGTATATCATGAAAAATTTCTCCCGGTCTATCCGCCTGGAGGAAGTGTCCTCACTGGTGGGACTTACCCCCAACGCCTTCTGCCGGTATTTCAGGGAACGAACCAAGAAAACATTCATCCAGTACCTGAATGAAGTGCGGATAGGGCATGCCAAGAAATTACTGATAGAAGGGAAGATGACCATCGCCACCCTGAGCATGCAGGCCGGCTTTAACAACCTGTCCAATTTCATTGATCAGTTCAAAAGGTTCACCCGGATGTCCCCCTCGGAATACCAGCGTAAATACGGAGAGGCACAAACGCGGGACCTGGTTTAA